The following proteins are encoded in a genomic region of Thunnus maccoyii chromosome 8, fThuMac1.1, whole genome shotgun sequence:
- the fosl1a gene encoding fos-related antigen 1a produces the protein MYRNFGSHGRDNPAYTGGASGSNSVSLGSSSTSTTQQEQKFTMAGSQFVPSLNAITTNQDLQWLVQPSLMHPPGPSQSPVPPYPSLSGLRPLGPPPSQSHFLRPGVIRAAANTTTSTRRRADDHLSHEEVERRRVRRERNKLAAAKCRNRRRELTESLQQETDQLEDEKSNLQKEIAELQKEKEKLELVLEAHRPICKREDSDSDSDPNPGLSTLGGIKMEPEDSSRPGPSRKVPTKMEKPKPKITIPTKPVTSSASAITFEAESLHTPVLISTPSLTPFMASMIFTYPSASSEAGTSNTSHVTSHQGNVHNSQAPQPCGVAHRRSSSSGDQSDHSLHSPTILTL, from the exons ATGTATCGAAACTTTGGGAGCCACGGACGAGACAACCCAGCGTACACAGGAGGCGCGTCTGGGTCAAACTCTGTATCCCTGGGAAGCAGCAGCACCTCCACTACACAACAGGAGCAG AAATTCACCATGGCTGGCAGTCAATTTGTACCAAGCCTCAATGCCATCACAACCAACCAAGACCTCCAGTGGCTGGTCCAGCCCTCCCTCATGCATCCACCAGGTCCCTCACAATCTCCAGTACCTCCTTACCCTTCCCTCTCAGGGTTACGGCCGCTGGGTCCACCACCTTCCCAGTCCCACTTTCTCAGACCAGGAGTCATAAGAGCAGCTGCAAACACTACGACTTCAACAAGGCGCAGGGCCGATGATCAT TTATCTCATGAAGAGGTGGAGAGACGGAGAGTAAGAAGAGAGCGGAATAAACTGGCGGCAGCAAAATGTCGCAATCGTCGTCGGGAGCTGACCGAGTCACTTCAACAA GAAACTGACCAACTGGAGGATGAAAAGTCCAATTTGCAGAAGGAAATAGCTGAattacaaaaagagaaagagaagctcGAGCTGGTACTGGAAGCTCATCGTCCCATTTGTAAAAGAGAGGACTCTGATTCAGATTCTGACCCAAACCCAGGACTTTCCACTTTAGGAGGCATCAAAATGGAGCCTGAAGACTCCAGCAGACCAGGACCCTCAAGAAAAGTGCCAACAAAGATGGAGAAGCCCAAACCGAAGATCACCATCCCTACCAAGCCTGTGACATCGTCTGCTTCCGCTATTACCTTTGAAGCAGAGTCGCTCCACACCCCGGTCCTCATATccactccctctctcactcccttCATGGCCAGTATGATTTTCACCTATCCTTCTGCCTCTTCAGAAGCTGGCACCTCCAACACATCCCACGTTACATCACATCAGGGAAATGTCCACAATTCTCAAGCCCCACAACCTTGTGGGGTGGCTCAtcgccgcagcagcagcagcggtgaccaatcagatcactccCTGCACTCCCCGACCATCCTCACACTGTGA
- the ccdc85b gene encoding coiled-coil domain-containing protein 85B: protein MGSEAEMLNRELSKMSDEDLLACSKEELVSRLRKEESEKMSALIQRGRLIKEVNKQLQGHLLEIRELKVINQRLQEENVELRDLCCFLDDDRLKVKKLAREWQLFGHHAAKVMREDLGGYLKKLADLERMQDGLVKENLDLKELCLVLEEECVSRSDSSPGGSTELNLPCMVARDLGDGSSSTGSVGSPDQLHLVCSPDD, encoded by the coding sequence ATGGGTAGCGAAGCTGAGATGTTAAACAGGGAACTGTCAAAGATGTCTGACGAGGATTTGCTGGCGTGCTCCAAAGAGGAGCTGGTGAGCCGGCTGCGTAAAGAGGAGTCGGAGAAAATGTCAGCTCTCATCCAGCGCGGACGGCTGATAAAAGAGGTAAATAAACAGCTGCAGGGACACCTCCTTGAAATCAGGGAACTGAAAGTCATCAATCAGCGCCTGCAGGAGGAAAACGTGGAGCTGCGAGACTTGTGCTGCTTCCTGGACGACGACCGGCTCAAAGTGAAGAAGCTGGCCAGGGAATGGCAGCTGTTCGGGCACCACGCAGCCAAAGTGATGCGGGAGGACCTGGGCGGGTACTTGAAAAAGCTCGCCGACCTGGAGCGCATGCAGGACGGGCTGGTGAAGGAGAATTTGGACCTCAAGGAGCTGTGCCTGGTCCTGGAGGAGGAGTGCGTCAGTAGGAGTGACTCCAGTCCCGGAGGGTCAACCGAGCTAAACCTGCCCTGCATGGTGGCCCGGGACCTCGGGGACGGGAGCTCGAGCACAGGCAGCGTGGGAAGTCCTGACCAGCTTCACCTAGTGTGCTCACCTGATGACTGA